One window of the Streptomyces asoensis genome contains the following:
- a CDS encoding ABC transporter ATP-binding protein/permease — MPELVLELNGRTWTLDPSRPYTLGRDPQGDIVLDDARVSWRHATVSFNGRSWVVEDHGSTNGTFAQGQRIHQLEIGPGSALHLGNATDGPRVNLSGAQAPAAQPQQPYAAQAANPGWAQQAPPQQAPQAGWQPPQQGAPHVPQQQGPSEPYVQKVPGGGAGAPPVYGDRSPTTFHQFSLGRVMRIGRALENELVVSDLQVSRNHAEFHSTPDGRMEIRDLGSHNGTYVNGQPIPKGGSVQLGPSDIVGVGHSTFRIVGDRLEEFVDTGEVSFSARHLTVTVDGGKQILKDVSFGVPEKSLIAVIGPSGSGKSTLLKALTGYRPANQGDVLYDNRNLYKQFAELRQRIGLVPQDDILHKELTVKRALKYAAKLRFPADTTGAERDARIDEVLRELKLDIHKEKKITSLSGGQRKRVSVALELLTKPSLIFLDEPTSGLDPGMDRDVMQLLRGLADDGRTVLVVTHSVAELAICDKLLVMAPGGAVAYFGPPEEALNFFGYDTWADVFSAFENYRDYDWAGRWKGSQHYQMYAADIDAIAPQSVQMPPMQAMKPPKPQGWMSQFVTLVRRYVSVIASDKGFLALTVILPAVLGAVSLLIDSGNSLLPNPVNPKTGRIIPNGTATTVLLILAVGACFAGAANSVRELIKERVIYERERATGLSRSAYLMSKVFVLGVVTVLQGLLVGVIGFASREIPTEGLVLGSATMVELSIPIMALGFTSMMFGLVISSLVKTAEKTMPLLVMFAIIQVVFTGCLFTLNGAVGVNEFSYLMPSRWAVAAAGATLDFNKISPPKDGGETDPLWEHTVGAWGLDMAALIVLGVICGFFVARFLRRHEPEVMRK; from the coding sequence GTGCCGGAACTCGTACTGGAATTGAACGGACGCACCTGGACGCTCGATCCGTCCAGGCCATACACCCTCGGACGTGATCCGCAGGGCGACATCGTCCTCGACGACGCCAGGGTCTCCTGGCGTCACGCCACGGTCAGCTTCAACGGGCGCAGTTGGGTCGTCGAGGACCACGGGAGCACCAACGGCACGTTCGCGCAGGGGCAGCGGATCCATCAGCTGGAGATCGGCCCCGGCTCGGCGCTGCACCTGGGCAACGCGACCGACGGGCCGCGCGTGAACCTCTCGGGAGCGCAGGCGCCCGCCGCGCAGCCCCAGCAGCCGTACGCCGCGCAGGCCGCGAACCCGGGCTGGGCCCAGCAGGCCCCGCCGCAGCAGGCACCGCAGGCCGGATGGCAGCCGCCGCAGCAGGGCGCGCCGCACGTCCCGCAGCAGCAGGGGCCGAGCGAGCCGTACGTGCAGAAGGTGCCCGGTGGAGGCGCGGGGGCGCCGCCGGTCTACGGAGACCGCAGCCCGACCACGTTCCACCAGTTCTCCCTCGGCCGTGTGATGCGCATCGGCCGTGCCCTGGAGAACGAGCTGGTCGTCTCCGACCTCCAGGTCTCGCGGAACCACGCCGAGTTCCACTCGACGCCCGACGGCCGCATGGAGATCCGCGACCTCGGCTCGCACAACGGCACGTACGTCAACGGCCAGCCGATCCCCAAGGGCGGCTCGGTCCAGCTGGGGCCCTCCGACATCGTCGGCGTCGGCCACTCGACGTTCCGGATCGTCGGCGACCGGCTCGAGGAGTTCGTCGACACCGGTGAGGTCTCCTTCTCGGCGCGCCACCTGACCGTCACGGTCGACGGCGGCAAGCAGATCCTCAAGGACGTCTCCTTCGGCGTCCCGGAGAAGTCCCTGATCGCGGTCATCGGACCGTCCGGTTCCGGCAAGTCGACCCTGCTCAAGGCGCTGACGGGCTACCGCCCGGCCAACCAGGGCGATGTCCTCTACGACAACCGGAACCTGTACAAGCAGTTCGCCGAGCTGCGCCAGCGCATCGGTCTGGTCCCGCAGGACGACATCCTGCACAAGGAACTGACCGTCAAGAGGGCTCTCAAGTACGCGGCCAAGCTCCGCTTCCCCGCCGACACCACGGGCGCCGAGCGCGACGCCCGCATCGACGAGGTGCTGCGCGAGCTCAAGCTGGACATCCACAAAGAGAAGAAGATCACCTCTCTCTCGGGCGGCCAGCGCAAGCGTGTCTCGGTGGCCCTGGAGCTGCTCACCAAGCCGTCGCTGATCTTCCTGGACGAGCCGACCTCCGGCCTCGACCCGGGCATGGACCGCGATGTCATGCAGCTGCTGCGCGGCCTCGCCGACGACGGCCGCACGGTCCTGGTCGTCACCCACTCGGTGGCCGAACTCGCGATCTGCGACAAGCTGCTCGTGATGGCGCCGGGCGGTGCCGTCGCCTACTTCGGCCCGCCCGAGGAGGCGCTGAACTTCTTCGGCTACGACACCTGGGCCGACGTCTTCTCCGCCTTCGAGAACTACCGCGACTACGACTGGGCGGGCCGCTGGAAGGGCTCGCAGCACTACCAGATGTACGCCGCGGACATCGACGCCATCGCGCCGCAGTCCGTACAGATGCCGCCGATGCAGGCGATGAAGCCGCCGAAGCCGCAGGGCTGGATGTCCCAGTTCGTCACGCTGGTGCGCCGCTATGTCTCGGTGATCGCCTCCGACAAGGGCTTCCTGGCCCTGACGGTGATCCTGCCGGCCGTCCTGGGCGCGGTGAGCCTGCTGATCGACTCCGGGAACAGTCTGCTGCCCAACCCGGTCAACCCGAAGACCGGCCGGATCATCCCCAACGGCACGGCCACCACCGTCCTGCTGATCCTCGCGGTCGGCGCCTGCTTCGCGGGCGCGGCCAACTCGGTCCGCGAGCTCATCAAGGAACGGGTCATCTACGAGCGGGAACGCGCGACCGGTCTGTCCCGGTCCGCGTACCTGATGTCCAAGGTGTTCGTGCTCGGTGTGGTCACCGTGCTCCAGGGCCTGCTGGTCGGCGTGATCGGCTTCGCGAGCCGGGAGATCCCGACGGAGGGCCTGGTCCTCGGCAGCGCCACCATGGTCGAGCTCTCCATCCCGATCATGGCGCTGGGCTTCACCTCGATGATGTTCGGCCTTGTCATCTCGTCGCTGGTGAAGACGGCCGAGAAGACCATGCCGCTGCTGGTCATGTTCGCGATCATCCAGGTCGTGTTCACCGGCTGCCTGTTCACCCTGAACGGTGCGGTCGGCGTCAACGAGTTCTCGTACCTGATGCCCTCACGCTGGGCGGTCGCCGCCGCGGGCGCCACGCTGGACTTCAACAAGATCAGCCCGCCCAAGGACGGCGGCGAGACGGACCCGCTGTGGGAGCACACCGTCGGCGCCTGGGGCCTGGACATGGCCGCGCTGATCGTCCTCGGTGTGATCTGCGGGTTCTTCGTGGCCCGCTTCCTGCGCCGCCACGAGCCCGAGGTCATGCGCAAGTAG
- a CDS encoding streptophobe family protein — translation MSAGTGVEGSGSAARGRGVPWIDVLLAAVAAVSWALIGMAGTAALGLHLLEADSAGSLGPMTAAVVALAAGGSVTPSGDVSAFGLTGAEANTAIEITPLGVGLVGALLLSWFFLRSLRTAGVVIAPAELLARVGSVVALYVAMLGGLAWAGHDVITLDGGALGLDDLPGGGGGGGGGGLEIPGLGDIGGLLPDRLGDLVDAKAAVGFTVDTAPTLLGGLGWSLGILLIALLASRRTPLPGGWEAVHRVVRPAVSAVVTVLLVAVAAGFAAAAYAAIGDDHPRRIAGAALLGAPNGVWLGIPIGLFVPWDGRATGALTSVLPDPLDDLLGVGTEQSVTLGRLAELDGRVWLLGVAAALMMLLAGVLAAVRTPVGSPGFQPDSRAGSGAGSEGRGGRGAGAVGFAGRCAVRLGAATAVALPLIAWLTNVSVDASLSVLGFDAFGAGIELHGHLGAALLLGAGWGAGAGAAGALLAWATGAAGRRAAPLARSDPRGAAGPGEGRGPSGYPGDRAGPYAPGAPSYRPPNPATNPYLRVPEALRESRDAGPERARPERARGDGSGQSRPYESSRRAEPPSGDGRPPAGPPGADDVYGAPTVVRPFGPSPRTPRRPPGPRPGERPPPGPEEGPPPPPPPPPAPPRGPRTPGGPR, via the coding sequence ATGAGTGCCGGCACGGGTGTCGAAGGCAGTGGGAGCGCGGCGCGCGGCAGGGGCGTGCCGTGGATCGACGTGCTGCTGGCCGCCGTCGCGGCGGTGAGCTGGGCGCTGATCGGGATGGCCGGGACGGCGGCGCTGGGGCTGCACCTCCTGGAGGCGGACTCCGCGGGCTCGTTGGGCCCGATGACGGCCGCGGTGGTGGCCCTGGCCGCCGGGGGCTCGGTGACTCCGTCGGGCGATGTGTCCGCTTTCGGGCTCACGGGCGCGGAGGCGAACACGGCCATCGAGATCACGCCACTGGGTGTGGGCCTGGTGGGCGCGCTGCTGCTGTCGTGGTTCTTCCTGCGGTCCCTGCGGACGGCGGGAGTTGTGATCGCTCCGGCCGAACTCCTCGCGCGCGTCGGCTCGGTGGTCGCGCTGTACGTGGCGATGCTCGGCGGACTGGCCTGGGCGGGGCACGACGTCATCACGCTCGACGGGGGTGCGCTGGGGTTGGACGACCTGCCCGGCGGCGGTGGGGGCGGTGGCGGTGGCGGCCTGGAGATCCCCGGGCTCGGGGACATCGGCGGACTGCTGCCCGACCGGCTCGGCGACCTCGTCGACGCGAAGGCCGCGGTCGGCTTCACCGTCGACACGGCGCCCACGCTGCTCGGCGGCCTCGGCTGGTCCCTCGGCATCCTGCTGATCGCGCTGCTGGCCTCGCGCCGTACGCCGCTGCCGGGCGGCTGGGAGGCGGTGCACCGTGTGGTGCGGCCGGCGGTGTCCGCCGTGGTGACCGTGCTGCTGGTGGCCGTGGCGGCCGGGTTCGCCGCGGCGGCGTACGCGGCGATCGGCGACGACCATCCCCGGCGGATCGCGGGGGCGGCGCTGCTCGGCGCGCCGAACGGGGTCTGGCTGGGCATCCCGATCGGCCTGTTCGTCCCCTGGGACGGACGGGCGACGGGCGCGCTGACGAGCGTCCTCCCGGACCCGCTGGACGATCTGCTGGGCGTCGGCACCGAGCAGTCGGTGACGCTGGGCCGCCTCGCGGAGCTGGACGGACGGGTGTGGCTGCTGGGTGTGGCGGCGGCGCTGATGATGCTGCTGGCGGGGGTGCTGGCGGCGGTGCGGACGCCGGTGGGGTCGCCGGGGTTTCAGCCGGACTCGAGGGCCGGGTCGGGGGCGGGGTCCGAGGGCCGGGGCGGGCGCGGGGCCGGTGCGGTCGGGTTCGCCGGGCGTTGCGCCGTGCGGTTGGGGGCGGCGACCGCCGTGGCGTTGCCGTTGATCGCCTGGTTGACGAACGTGTCCGTGGACGCCTCGCTGTCCGTGCTGGGGTTCGACGCCTTCGGGGCCGGGATCGAGCTGCACGGGCACCTCGGGGCGGCGTTGCTGCTGGGTGCCGGGTGGGGCGCGGGGGCGGGGGCCGCCGGTGCGCTGCTGGCGTGGGCCACGGGCGCCGCGGGGCGGCGGGCGGCGCCACTGGCACGGAGTGACCCGAGGGGCGCCGCGGGCCCCGGCGAGGGCCGTGGGCCTTCGGGGTACCCGGGCGACCGGGCCGGGCCGTACGCGCCGGGTGCGCCCTCGTACCGGCCGCCGAATCCGGCGACCAATCCCTATCTGCGGGTCCCGGAAGCGTTGCGGGAGTCGCGGGACGCGGGGCCGGAGCGGGCTCGGCCCGAGCGGGCCAGGGGGGACGGGAGCGGGCAGTCGAGGCCCTACGAGAGCTCCCGGCGGGCCGAGCCCCCCTCGGGCGACGGGCGGCCGCCTGCCGGGCCGCCGGGAGCGGACGACGTCTACGGCGCTCCGACGGTGGTCCGGCCGTTCGGGCCGTCTCCCCGCACACCGCGCCGGCCTCCCGGCCCGCGGCCCGGTGAGCGGCCGCCGCCCGGGCCGGAGGAGGGTCCGCCGCCTCCGCCACCGCCCCCTCCCGCTCCTCCGAGGGGCCCCAGGACGCCCGGCGGGCCGCGGTGA
- the serB gene encoding phosphoserine phosphatase SerB produces MSALQTSSSDVPTLLVKIFGKDRPGITAGLFDTLAAFSVDVVDIEQVVTRGRMVLCALVTEPPAGLEGDLRSTVHSWAESMKMQAEIISGIGDNRPRGLGRSLVTVLGHPLTAEATAAVAAKITKAGGNIDRIFRLAKYPVTAVEFAVSGVETEPLRTALVTGAAALGVDVAVVDAGLYRRAQRLVVMDVDSTLIQDEVIELFAAHAGCEDEVAEVTAAAMRGELDFEQSLHARVALLAGLDASVVDKVRAEVRLTPGARTLIRTLKRLGYQVGVVSGGFTQVTDDLQERLGLDFAQANTLEIVDGKLTGRVTGEIVDRAGKARLLRRFAAEAGVPLSQTVAIGDGANDLDMLNAAGLGVAFNAKPVVREAAHTAVNVPFLDTVLYLLGITREEVEAAETHDEQ; encoded by the coding sequence ATGAGCGCTTTGCAGACTTCGTCCTCTGACGTCCCCACGCTCCTTGTCAAGATCTTCGGCAAGGACAGGCCGGGCATCACGGCCGGCCTTTTCGACACCCTCGCCGCCTTCTCCGTCGACGTGGTCGACATCGAGCAGGTCGTCACCCGAGGCCGGATGGTGCTGTGCGCGCTCGTGACCGAGCCGCCGGCCGGCCTCGAGGGAGACCTGCGGTCGACGGTCCACAGCTGGGCCGAGTCGATGAAGATGCAGGCCGAGATCATCTCCGGCATCGGTGACAACCGCCCGCGCGGCCTCGGCCGGTCACTGGTCACCGTGCTCGGGCATCCGCTCACCGCGGAGGCCACGGCAGCCGTGGCCGCGAAGATCACGAAGGCCGGCGGGAACATCGACCGTATCTTCCGGCTCGCCAAGTACCCCGTCACCGCGGTCGAGTTCGCCGTCTCCGGTGTGGAGACCGAGCCCCTGCGCACCGCCCTGGTCACGGGCGCGGCGGCGCTGGGGGTTGACGTCGCGGTGGTGGACGCGGGCCTGTACCGGCGGGCCCAGCGGCTCGTCGTCATGGACGTCGACTCCACCCTGATCCAGGACGAGGTGATCGAGCTCTTCGCCGCGCACGCCGGCTGCGAGGACGAGGTCGCCGAGGTGACGGCGGCCGCGATGCGTGGTGAGCTCGACTTCGAGCAGTCACTGCACGCGCGCGTGGCACTGCTGGCGGGACTGGACGCCTCGGTCGTGGACAAGGTGCGCGCCGAGGTCCGGCTGACGCCGGGTGCGCGCACGTTGATCCGGACGCTGAAGCGGCTCGGATACCAGGTGGGGGTCGTCTCCGGCGGCTTCACGCAGGTGACCGACGATCTTCAGGAGCGGCTCGGGCTGGACTTCGCGCAGGCCAACACGCTGGAGATCGTCGACGGCAAGCTGACGGGCCGGGTCACCGGCGAGATCGTGGACCGTGCGGGGAAGGCGCGGCTGCTGCGCCGGTTCGCGGCCGAGGCGGGCGTACCGCTCTCGCAGACCGTGGCGATCGGCGACGGCGCCAACGACCTCGACATGCTCAACGCGGCCGGTCTCGGGGTCGCCTTCAACGCCAAGCCGGTGGTGCGCGAGGCGGCGCACACGGCGGTGAACGTGCCGTTCCTGGACACCGTCCTGTATCTGCTCGGCATCACCCGTGAAGAGGTCGAGGCCGCGGAGACGCACGACGAGCAGTAG
- a CDS encoding SixA phosphatase family protein, protein MSVAEPRRIVLFRHAKADWPQVTDHERPLAERGRKEAAVAGRKLVDSGIPIDLAVCSTATRTRETWKLAVQEFPQRPKTVYEERIYEASPGELIALLNETPDDVRDVVLIGHNPGIQGLADILSGRSDGDAGERMRRRGFPAAAFAVVSFDGSWKSLEPGVATLIDYWAPSE, encoded by the coding sequence ATGAGCGTCGCAGAACCCCGCAGGATCGTCCTCTTCCGCCATGCGAAAGCCGACTGGCCGCAGGTGACCGACCATGAGCGTCCGCTCGCTGAGCGGGGCCGCAAGGAGGCCGCCGTCGCCGGACGCAAGCTGGTCGACAGCGGCATCCCCATCGACCTGGCCGTCTGCTCCACCGCGACCCGCACCCGCGAGACGTGGAAGCTCGCCGTCCAGGAGTTCCCACAGCGGCCGAAAACCGTCTACGAGGAGCGGATCTACGAGGCCTCGCCGGGTGAGCTGATCGCGCTGCTCAACGAAACACCCGACGACGTGCGTGACGTCGTCCTGATCGGCCACAACCCGGGCATCCAGGGTCTCGCCGACATCCTCTCCGGCCGCAGCGACGGCGACGCCGGCGAGCGGATGCGCCGCCGCGGGTTCCCGGCCGCCGCCTTCGCCGTCGTCTCCTTCGACGGCTCCTGGAAGTCCCTGGAGCCGGGTGTGGCCACACTGATCGACTACTGGGCGCCCTCCGAGTGA
- a CDS encoding SGM_5486 family transporter-associated protein, with the protein MPLLDPNPQNGQKKMLIVFGSFFAIFVVIAVIATIASP; encoded by the coding sequence ATGCCATTGCTCGACCCGAACCCCCAGAACGGTCAGAAGAAGATGCTGATCGTCTTCGGCTCGTTCTTCGCCATCTTCGTCGTCATCGCCGTCATCGCGACCATCGCCTCGCCCTGA
- a CDS encoding CynX/NimT family MFS transporter, producing MMVGMASEQTRTTTPPPLRTSATGEPPRTVTRAWGTRLLVVGIVLAALNLRPAITSLGALLEEVRDGLGMSGSVAGLLTSVPPLCFAVFGVMAPRLARRFGPGAVVCAGMTAITAGLLLRPYAGGTAGFLAASALALMGIAVSNVLMPVIVKRHFPDRVGTMTGLYSMALALGTATAAAITVPMTEALGGSWQTGLALWAGLAAAAVLPWLPLARDRGTAPGGARTEGERQERGPRPARQAHARVPQSSAAPLCITRSRTAWALAVFFGLQATAAYITMGWMPQIFRDAGVPASTAGLLLAVTMAMGVPLAFVIPRVATRLPHQGPIVLALGGCGLVGYAGLYLAPAGGAWAWALLLGIANCAFPLALTMVGMRARTGAGVAQLSAFAQSTGYLISIPGPLLVGVLYQHSGGWGLPLALMAALMVPQTVVGVLAGRDRTVEEEAAR from the coding sequence ATGATGGTCGGCATGGCCAGCGAGCAGACCCGGACGACGACACCCCCGCCCCTACGCACCTCGGCGACGGGCGAGCCCCCGCGAACGGTCACCCGCGCGTGGGGCACACGGCTGCTCGTCGTCGGCATCGTGCTGGCCGCCCTCAACCTCCGGCCCGCCATCACGAGCCTCGGAGCCCTCCTCGAAGAGGTGCGCGACGGACTCGGCATGAGCGGCAGCGTGGCCGGGCTCCTCACCTCCGTGCCCCCGCTCTGCTTCGCCGTCTTCGGCGTCATGGCACCCCGTCTCGCCCGCCGCTTCGGGCCGGGCGCGGTGGTGTGCGCCGGCATGACCGCCATCACGGCGGGACTGCTCCTGCGCCCCTACGCGGGCGGCACGGCGGGGTTCCTCGCCGCCAGCGCCCTCGCCCTCATGGGCATCGCCGTCAGCAACGTCCTGATGCCGGTCATCGTCAAGCGCCACTTCCCCGACCGGGTCGGCACCATGACCGGCCTGTACTCGATGGCCCTCGCCCTCGGCACCGCCACCGCCGCCGCGATCACCGTGCCCATGACCGAGGCGCTGGGCGGCAGTTGGCAGACCGGCCTCGCGCTGTGGGCGGGCCTGGCGGCGGCGGCCGTCCTGCCCTGGCTGCCGCTCGCGCGGGACCGCGGGACGGCACCGGGCGGCGCGCGTACGGAGGGGGAGCGGCAGGAGCGGGGCCCGCGGCCCGCCCGGCAGGCCCACGCGCGCGTGCCGCAGTCGTCGGCCGCCCCGCTGTGCATCACCCGCAGCCGTACCGCCTGGGCGCTCGCCGTGTTCTTCGGCCTCCAGGCCACCGCCGCGTACATCACCATGGGCTGGATGCCGCAGATCTTCCGGGACGCCGGGGTGCCCGCGAGCACGGCCGGGCTGCTCCTCGCCGTGACGATGGCGATGGGCGTGCCGCTGGCCTTCGTCATCCCGCGCGTCGCCACCCGGTTGCCGCACCAGGGCCCGATCGTGCTCGCGCTCGGCGGCTGCGGCCTCGTCGGCTACGCCGGCCTGTACCTCGCGCCGGCCGGCGGCGCCTGGGCCTGGGCCCTGCTGCTCGGCATCGCCAACTGCGCCTTCCCGCTGGCCCTCACGATGGTCGGGATGCGTGCCAGGACCGGCGCGGGTGTGGCTCAGCTGTCGGCGTTCGCGCAGAGCACCGGCTATCTGATCTCCATCCCCGGCCCGCTCCTCGTAGGGGTGCTCTACCAGCACAGCGGCGGATGGGGCCTGCCCCTCGCGCTCATGGCGGCCCTGATGGTCCCCCAGACGGTCGTGGGCGTCCTGGCCGGCCGGGACCGCACGGTGGAGGAGGAGGCCGCCCGCTGA
- a CDS encoding FadR/GntR family transcriptional regulator has protein sequence MPLSHPRRSALSEQVIAALRTQITSGEWPVGARIPTEPELVEELGVARNTVREAVRALAHNGLLDIRQGSGTYVVATSELAGVMHRRFADADPGHIAELRATLESSAAKLAAGRRTEKDLKQLDALLVRREEAWDSGDTEAFVTADATFHLAVVAASHNDVMTAMYADLGDVLRDWLREDVGEELTPETYMDHTRLVDAIRAGDAEAAAVEAAGYPLLCRPGRFTTSGG, from the coding sequence ATGCCCCTGAGCCATCCCCGCCGCTCGGCGCTGTCCGAGCAGGTCATCGCCGCGCTGCGCACCCAGATCACCTCGGGCGAGTGGCCGGTCGGCGCACGCATCCCCACGGAACCCGAGCTGGTCGAAGAGCTGGGTGTCGCCCGCAACACGGTTCGGGAGGCCGTGCGGGCGCTCGCGCACAACGGACTGCTGGACATCAGGCAGGGCTCGGGGACCTACGTCGTGGCGACCAGCGAGCTGGCGGGCGTGATGCACCGCCGCTTCGCCGACGCCGACCCCGGACACATCGCCGAGCTGCGCGCCACGCTGGAGTCGAGCGCGGCGAAGCTGGCGGCCGGGCGGCGCACGGAGAAGGACCTCAAGCAGCTGGACGCGCTCCTCGTGCGGCGCGAGGAGGCCTGGGACTCGGGCGACACGGAGGCGTTCGTGACAGCGGACGCGACCTTCCACCTGGCGGTGGTGGCGGCCTCCCACAACGACGTCATGACCGCGATGTACGCGGACCTCGGCGACGTGCTGCGGGACTGGCTGCGCGAGGACGTCGGCGAGGAGCTGACGCCGGAGACGTACATGGACCACACCCGGCTGGTGGACGCGATCCGCGCGGGCGACGCGGAGGCCGCCGCCGTCGAGGCGGCCGGCTACCCCCTGCTGTGCCGGCCCGGACGGTTCACAACTTCTGGTGGCTGA
- the fabI gene encoding enoyl-ACP reductase FabI, translating to MSGILEGKRVLITGVLLESSIAFHTAKLAQEQGAEIILTAFPRPTLTERIAKKLPKPTKVIELDVTNDEHLGRLADIVGEELGGLDGVVHSIGFAPQDAMGGNFLNTPFESVATAMHVSAFSLKSLTMACLPLMQNGGSVVGLTFDASFAWPQYDWMGPAKAALEATSRYMARDLGKQNIRCNLVSAGPIGSMAAKSIPGFSELASVWDDRSPLEWDLNDPGPAGRGVVALLSDWFPKTTGEIVHVDGGLHAIGA from the coding sequence ATGAGCGGAATTCTCGAGGGCAAGCGCGTCCTGATCACCGGCGTGCTGCTGGAGTCCTCCATCGCCTTCCACACCGCCAAGCTGGCCCAGGAGCAGGGTGCCGAGATCATCCTGACCGCGTTCCCGCGGCCCACGCTGACCGAGCGCATCGCCAAGAAGCTGCCGAAGCCCACCAAGGTCATCGAGCTCGACGTGACGAACGACGAGCACCTCGGCCGGCTGGCCGACATCGTCGGCGAGGAGCTCGGCGGTCTCGACGGCGTCGTGCACTCCATCGGCTTCGCGCCGCAGGACGCCATGGGCGGCAACTTCCTCAACACGCCGTTCGAGTCGGTCGCCACGGCCATGCACGTCTCGGCGTTCTCCCTGAAGTCGCTCACCATGGCCTGTCTGCCGCTGATGCAGAACGGCGGCTCGGTCGTCGGCCTCACCTTCGACGCCTCGTTCGCCTGGCCGCAGTACGACTGGATGGGCCCCGCCAAGGCGGCCCTGGAGGCCACCAGCCGCTACATGGCGCGTGACCTGGGCAAGCAGAACATCCGCTGCAACCTGGTCTCCGCCGGTCCCATCGGTTCCATGGCGGCCAAGTCCATCCCGGGCTTCTCCGAGCTGGCCTCGGTGTGGGACGACCGCTCCCCGCTGGAGTGGGACCTCAACGACCCCGGGCCGGCCGGCCGCGGTGTGGTCGCCCTGCTGAGCGACTGGTTCCCGAAGACCACGGGCGAGATCGTGCACGTCGACGGCGGCCTGCACGCCATCGGAGCCTGA
- the fabG gene encoding 3-oxoacyl-[acyl-carrier-protein] reductase: MSRSVLVTGGNRGIGLAIARAFADAGDKVAITYRSGEPPAGFFAVKCDITDSEQVEQAYKEIEAEHGPVEVLIANAGVTKDQLLMRMSEEDFTSVIDTNLTGTFRVVKRANRAMLRAKKGRVVLISSVVGLLGSAGQANYAASKAALVGFARSLARELGSRNITFNVVAPGFVDTDMTKVLTDEQRAGIVSQVPLGRYAQPEEIAATVRFLASDDASYITGAVIPVDGGLGMGH; encoded by the coding sequence TTGAGCCGCTCGGTTCTCGTCACCGGAGGAAACCGGGGCATCGGCCTCGCCATCGCCCGCGCGTTCGCCGATGCCGGCGACAAGGTCGCGATCACTTACCGCTCGGGCGAGCCACCGGCCGGCTTCTTCGCGGTCAAGTGCGACATCACCGACTCCGAGCAGGTGGAGCAGGCCTACAAGGAGATCGAGGCCGAGCACGGCCCCGTCGAGGTTCTGATCGCCAACGCCGGCGTCACCAAGGACCAGCTCCTGATGCGCATGTCCGAGGAGGACTTCACCTCGGTCATCGACACCAACCTCACCGGTACCTTCCGCGTGGTCAAGCGCGCGAACCGCGCCATGCTGCGCGCCAAGAAGGGCCGTGTCGTCCTGATCTCCTCGGTCGTGGGACTGCTCGGCTCCGCCGGGCAGGCGAACTACGCCGCCTCCAAGGCCGCCCTGGTCGGCTTCGCGCGTTCCCTCGCCCGTGAGCTGGGTTCGCGCAACATCACCTTCAACGTCGTCGCGCCCGGCTTCGTCGACACCGACATGACCAAGGTGCTCACCGACGAGCAGCGCGCGGGCATCGTCTCGCAGGTCCCGCTCGGCCGGTACGCGCAGCCGGAGGAGATCGCCGCGACGGTGCGGTTCCTCGCCTCGGACGACGCCTCGTACATCACTGGAGCCGTCATTCCCGTTGACGGCGGACTGGGAATGGGTCACTGA